The segment CTGGGAGGAGCGGCTGCCGGCCGAGATGGCCGAGCTGGCCGCGGAGCTGCCCGACAAGCACAAGTACGACGCGGTGATCGTCGACGAGGCGCAGGACTTCGCGGACTCGTGGTGGACGCCGGTGCTCCGGTCGCTGCGCGACGAGGAGCAGGGCGGTCTCTACGTCTACTCAGACGAGAACCAACGGATCTTCGCGCGCTTCGGCCGTCCCCCGGTTGCCCTCGTGCCGCTCGTGCTCGACCACAACCTCCGCAACACCCAGCAGATCCACGACTCCTTCGGACCCCTCGCGCCCAGCCGGATGTACTCGCGGGGTGGCCACGGTCCGGCAGTCCGGTTCGTCCCTTCCACTCAGGAGGACGCCGTCGAGGCGGCCGATGACGCCGTCGACTCGCTCCTCGAGTCCGGCTGGGAGCCACGCAACGTCGCCCTCCTCACCACCGGTCATCGCCACCCGGTCCAGGTCGAGCGGACCGACTTCCACGACCAGAAGGGCTACTGGCGCACCTACTGGGACGACGACGTGTTCTACGGCCACGTGCTCGGCTGCAAGGGACTCGAACGCCGGGCAGTCGTGCTCTGCCTCAACGAGGACGGATCACGCGACCGTGCCCGCGAGCGGCTCTATGTAGGGATGTCGCGTGCCACCGACGAGCTGGTGGTCGTCGGAGATCCCGACACCGTTCGCTGGGTGGCGGGCGAGGACGTGGCGCGGAGGTTGGGGTTGTGAGCTGCGCGTCCCGAGGCGTCTCGGATGCTCAGAGGTCGGTGTCGACGACGTAGGCGTCGTGGTCGGACAGGCGCTTGCCCTCGTGCGTGGCTTCAACCCGTCTGGCCGTCGCCGCCGTGCCTCTTGGGACGGCGACGTGGTCGATGCTGAGCAGGCCCTCGATCGGGTGCGGCAGCTCGGCAGTCGGGACCACCAGCCCGAGCTCGTCGAGAGCCCGCGCGATCTCGCGGCGACCGCCCTGCGACCCGGCGTGCTCACGCCCGTCCAGGGCGTGGTTCCAATCGCCTCCCCAGATGAGCGAGTCGGCTGCGCGAAGGCGCAGGAGGAGGTCGTCGACAGCGTGCCTGGTCTTGTCGGCGTGACGGTCCCCGACCCATGGATGCCGCGATCCGCAGGACGTCCACGGCAGCACCGAGCTGACGTACGTCGTCGCGCGGATCTGCGCCGCGGCGCTC is part of the Nocardioides cavernae genome and harbors:
- a CDS encoding endonuclease/exonuclease/phosphatase family protein translates to MRIGTWNLAGRWSDEHRGLMLDADCDVWLLTEVNERTSLPRYAVSPSLALMARRRRWAAVASRLPLTSSPDPHPASAAAQIRATTYVSSVLPWTSCGSRHPWVGDRHADKTRHAVDDLLLRLRAADSLIWGGDWNHALDGREHAGSQGGRREIARALDELGLVVPTAELPHPIEGLLSIDHVAVPRGTAATARRVEATHEGKRLSDHDAYVVDTDL